The genome window GATGGAGTGCGGGTCGCCGGCGTGGAACCCGGTGGCGACATTGGCGCTGCTAACCAGCTGGATCATGGCGTGGTCGTCAGCGACGGCGACACCGTCGGTGGTCTCGCCGAGGTCGGAGTTGAGGTCGATGACGGGCACGGTGGGCCTCCCTGTGGTGGTGCGGCGCCGGGGCAAGATTGTTGAACAATAAACACACTAGTCCACCGGCGCGGACAACCCTACAGTTCCAGCAGCCGCCGCCGGGTCGCGGAGACCTCGTCGACGCGGTCCACCAGGGCCTCGACCTTCTTCCACTGCCGGTCTGAGATCGTCTTCTCCGCCGAGGCGATGACCGCCCGGTCCTTCGTCCCCCACGCCACCGGCATCGGGGAAATCTCCTCCCAGTGGTTCCGGTTCCGGGTGGTACGCATCCCGGTCACCGCCATGGACGGCACCCGCTCGCCGACCTCACGCCGGATCCCCGGCACCGAGGTCACCGTCCGCACCGCCAGCGCAGGGGTGGGGGCCTCGCCGGTCTCCGGCACCGCGGTGTCGACGAGGGCCAGCAGGACCACGTCACGCGGGTTGACCTTCGCCACGACCGTCGGCACGAGGTCGTAGTTGTCGTAGTAGGACTGCGGTGAACCGAGCTGACGCGGCAGTACCGGCACCATGACGAAGCACAGCAGCGCCATGATGCCGCAGGCCACGGCGATGGTCACGGTCAGACCGGTACCGATGAGCACCAGCACCACGGTCGCCACCAGGAAGATCAGTCCCAGGATCCCGGCCGACCACTGGAACCGCTTCGCGTCCCGGAAGAATTCGTTGTGGGTCCGGGCGAAGCTCTCGTCGACGGTGAAATTGAAATTGCTCACAGACGTCTCTCTACAGGTCGATCGAATCGATGATGCGGTAGCCGTAGCCCTGCTCAGCGAGGAACCGTTGGCGGTGGGCGGCGTAGTCGGCATCCAGTGTGTCACGGGCGACCACCGAGTAGAAATATGCCGCAGACCCGTCCGGCTTCGGACGCAGGATCCGCCCCAGCCGCTGGGCCTCCTCCTGGCGCGAGCCGAAGGTCCCGGAGACCTGCACCGCCACGGACGCGCCGGGCAGGTCGATGGAGAAGTTCGCCACCTTCGACACGATGAGGACCGGCACCTCCCCGGCCCGGAAGGCGTCGAAGAGCTCCTCACGCCGCCGGTTGGGCGTCCGCCCGTCAATGACCGGGGCGTCCAGCTCCGCACCGAGTTCCTCGAGCTGGTCGATGTAGGCGCCGATGACCAGGGCGGGTTCTCCGGCATGGTTGGCCAGGATCTTCTCCACCACCGGGGTCTTCACCGGGGAGCAGGCCGCCAGCCGGTACTTCTCGTTCTGCTCGGCGGTGGCGTAGACCATCCGCTCGTTGTCACCGAGCTGGACGCGGACTTCGGTACAGTCCGCCGGGGCGATGAACCCCTGTGCCTCGATGTCCTTCCACGGGGCGTCGTAGCGTTTCGGGCCGATGAGACTGAAGACGTCATCCTCGCGCCCGTCCTCGCGCACCAGGGTGGCGGTCAGCCCCAGGCGCCGCCGGGACTGCAGGTCACTGGTCATCCGGAACACCGGGGCGGGCAGCAGGTGCACCTCGTCGTAGATGATGAGGCCCCAGTCGCGGGAGTCGAAGAGTTCCAGGGCGCGGAACTCGCCCTTCGTCTTGCGGGTGACGACCTGGTAGGTGGCGATGGTGACCGGCCGGATCTCCTTGCGCTCCCCGGAGTATTCGCCGATCTCCTCCTCGGTCAGCGTGGTGCGGCGGATCAGTTCATCGCGCCACTGGCGTCCGGCGACGGTGTTCGTCACGAGAATCAGCGTGGTGGTCTTCGACTTCGCCATCGCCGCGGCGCCGACCATCGTCTTGCCGGCGCCACAGGGCAGCACGACCACTCCGGAGCCACCGGACCAGAAGGATTCGGCCGCCATCTCCTGGTAGTCGCGCAGTTCCCAGGACTCCTGCTCGGTCGACAGGTCGATCGGGTGGGCTTCCCCGTCGACGTAGCCGGCGAGATCCTCGGCCGGCCAGCCGACCTTGATGAGTTCCTGCTTGATCCGGCCGCGTTCGGAGGGGTGGACGACCACGGTGTCCGCGTCCAACTGCTCACCGAGCATCGGTCGGATCTTCTTGTGCCGCTGGATTTCGGCGAGGACCGCCGGATCCGAGGATTCCAGCACCAGGCCGTGCACCGGGGAGGACGCCAAGGTCAGCCGCCCGTACCGGTCAACAGTCTCGGCAATGTCGACGAGCAGTGGCTGTGGCACCGGGAACCGGGAGTACGTCTCCAGGACGTGGACGACCTGCTCGGCGTCATGTCCGGCGGCCCGCGCATTCCACAGGGCCAGCGGGGTGATGCGGTAGGTGTGGACGTGTTCGGGTGCGCGTTCCAGCTCCGCGAAGGGTGCGAGCGCGATGCGCGCCTCGGTGGCGGCCGGGTGGTCGATCTCGAGCAGGACGGTCTTGTCGGACTGGACGATCAGCGGTCCGTCGCCGAGGGGCACGGGTTCCTCCTGTGGTGGGGTGGTGGATTCCAACCGGGCCATTCTAGTGCACCGGGCCGCAGCATGCCGGGCCCCAGCACGCCGGTGCGCGCCGTCGGCCTCAGTGCACCGGCGTGGCGACCCAGGCGATGCGGTGCGGCTGGATCCGCAGCGACACCCCCTCGGACTCGGTGACGCCCACGATCGACACCGGGCTCATCGTCACCACCGAGATCCACTCCTGCACCGCCGTCCCGTCGGCGTCGACGTAACTGATCTCCACCTGGGTCCCGCGGTCGTAGGCGGCACGCAGTGCGGTCATGATGGTCCGCGGGTCACGCACGGTCGTGGTCTCCAAGTCACCGGGGTGCGCATCGGTACCGGAGCCACCGGTCACGCCGTCGTCCTCCATCTGCCGGGACCGTCGGAATCCCTCGACGGCGGCCTCCAACCGGGCCTCGACCTCGTCCCGGGTGGCGCGGGTGTGCACCGGATCCGGGACGAGCGACAGCAGTGGTCCGTGCGCGGTGACGGTCGCGTCCCCGTCGACGCTGACATGCACACCGGCGTCCTCCAGGACGTCGACGACGTGGGAGAGCTGGGTACGACTCACCGCGACGGTCGGCGCGATGCGGCGGAGTCCGGCGGTCCGGGCGTCCGTGTCCGACAGGGACGCCAGAGCGGCGTCCAAGATCGCGGGATCCTCGACGGTGAGGACGGTGGACGCGATGGCCGCGGTCAGTACACCACTGCTGCGGAAGGTGTCGCGGATGAGGTACTCGAGGCCCTGCGGCAGCTCGGGCGCCATGCCGGTGAGGAACGCGCGGACCTGGTCGGCGGTGTCCCCGGCCGCGGCGGCGCGACGCAGCGACTCCGGCGAGATCCGCCACACACTCGCCATCCCGGCCGACTCCTGGTCGGCGATCCGTCGCAGCATCGCCTCATCCGCCGGGGCCAGTAGCCCGGGGGCCAGCACGGTGAGGTCGGCCTGGATAATGAGCATCTGCACCGGGGCGGGCAGGACCATGGTCAGGGCGCCGGTGAGCTCGTCGAGGTCGGTGGCGGATGCCGCCGCGACCGCCGCGGTGGTCGGGCGTCCACCCGCCCGCAGTCCGAGCACCTCCGCTTCGGTGAGGACGCCGGCCAGGGCGTCCACCCCGGTCCGGGCGGCCAGTGCGGGCCGCAGCCGCCACAGCTGGACCCCGGGGTCCGTGGCCCCGTCGCAGGTTGTCACCAGCGCGGCGGCCAGGGTGCGGAGATCAGCGACTCGAGGGTCGTCGAGGGAGCTCTCCAACAGGTGGGCGCCGGTGGCTACCGCGGCCCACGGGGCGTGGGGGCTCTGCGCCCACCCGGACAGCAGCAACGCCCACCGACGGTCGGTCCCGGCCGCGAGGTAGGACGCACCGCGGTCGGTCACCCCCCACACGTCACCGTCGGATCCGGCGTGGTAGATCTCCGGTGCCGGGACCGGCAGCCCGGTGGCGACGAGGTCGGCGTGCCGGCACAGCAGCAGCGTCTCCGTGATCTCGTCGGTGGACGCCCCGGTGGCCTTGGCGAGCCGGGAGATCTCCCGGACTCCGACCCCGCCACCGTTCAGTGGGCGCAGCGGCGATGTCCCCAGCACGGAGAGGAGATCGGTGACCCGTCGCAGGATCTCAATGACGCGGGCCACTCCGGCACCGTCGGTCCGGTCGTCGGTGGGGACCGGGGTCGGGGTGGTGAAGTCGCCGCCGGGATTCGGGGTGACGCGGTCGGCGATGACCGCGCCGACCCGGGGAGAGAGCCGGGCGGTCTCCGCGTCTACCCGGTCCAACAGCCCGGCGCCGATCATCCGGGACAGTGGCCGGTCCGGGTCGTCGAGGGAGGCGGAGTGGCCGATACCGCCGGCGGTGGCCAGGGTGTCGAGCAGTCGCCGTTGCCGGTCCGGGAGATCGGCGAGGACGCCGGGAAGGTCAGTGGTGGCCACCGGGCAGCGGTAGCCGTCGACCAGCACCCAGGGCAGGTCCGTGGTGCCGGCGAAGAGGTTCTGCAGGTGGTCTGGGACAGCGACGGGGAACAGGTCGGCGGCGTCCACCGATCCTGCGGTGTCGTGGTCGATCCGCAGGCCGGGTCCGTAGACGAGTGCGTACCCGGCCAGTGTGGTGAGGATGCCGGGGAGTGCTGCGGGCAGTGGACGCCGGTCGGCGGGAGTTCCGGCGATATCGCAGAGCGTGGTGAGTGCGGTGGTGAGCTCTTCGGCGTCGACCGGGGTGCGGGCGGCGCCGGCGTGGACCAGGCCGTGGAGGACGGCGAGGGCGGCCGCGTCGAGGGAGCGCAGTGCAGCGACGTCCGCGACGGGTCCCATCGACCCGGCGGCGCGGCCGAGGAGACCGTCGTGGAAGGCGCGGAGCCGCCAGAGCAGGTCGACGAGGGTGCGGTCGTCATGGGCGGTGAGCCAGTCGCCGTAGGACGGGAACTGGAGCGAGGGGAGAGCGTCGGGCATGGTCCGGACGATTTTACCCTCACCCGGCGGCGCCGGGGGTGGGAGGTGGACCGGGGTGCGTCGCAGGTATTGCGCCAGCGCCCTGGTATGGAATGATGGGAGCATGGCTGATGATAAGAAGCGTTACGTTGATCCGGGCTGGCCGAAGGATGTCCCCGAGGGGCACCACGCCGTCACCGAACTCATTGCCGCCGATGCCGGTGCGCTGAGCCCCTACGGGGACCTGGAGTTCCCGGTCCCCGCCGAGACCCTGCACTACGTGCACCCGTTCACCGTCATCAACGGCGCCTCGTAGCGGTTCCGCGCGCGGACAGCGCCCCACGTACCCGGCTTTCGGAAGCGGGTACGTGGGGCGCTGTCGTCGTCTGTGCGGACTGTGGGGTGCACAGTCCGCAGTGCGGGCCACCGGGGAGCGGGGAAGTGCCTCTCCGGTGACCCGCACCGCGCCGCCGACCGTGTGGCCGGCGTCAGGGGGACCGTCTGGAACTACTGGGCGGCGGCGAATTCCTCGACCGCGGCGTTGTACTGGTCGTTCAGGTCGTGGCGGTTCGCAT of Corynebacterium terpenotabidum Y-11 contains these proteins:
- a CDS encoding DNA repair helicase XPB, encoding MPLGDGPLIVQSDKTVLLEIDHPAATEARIALAPFAELERAPEHVHTYRITPLALWNARAAGHDAEQVVHVLETYSRFPVPQPLLVDIAETVDRYGRLTLASSPVHGLVLESSDPAVLAEIQRHKKIRPMLGEQLDADTVVVHPSERGRIKQELIKVGWPAEDLAGYVDGEAHPIDLSTEQESWELRDYQEMAAESFWSGGSGVVVLPCGAGKTMVGAAAMAKSKTTTLILVTNTVAGRQWRDELIRRTTLTEEEIGEYSGERKEIRPVTIATYQVVTRKTKGEFRALELFDSRDWGLIIYDEVHLLPAPVFRMTSDLQSRRRLGLTATLVREDGREDDVFSLIGPKRYDAPWKDIEAQGFIAPADCTEVRVQLGDNERMVYATAEQNEKYRLAACSPVKTPVVEKILANHAGEPALVIGAYIDQLEELGAELDAPVIDGRTPNRRREELFDAFRAGEVPVLIVSKVANFSIDLPGASVAVQVSGTFGSRQEEAQRLGRILRPKPDGSAAYFYSVVARDTLDADYAAHRQRFLAEQGYGYRIIDSIDL
- a CDS encoding DUF3239 domain-containing protein, with protein sequence MSNFNFTVDESFARTHNEFFRDAKRFQWSAGILGLIFLVATVVLVLIGTGLTVTIAVACGIMALLCFVMVPVLPRQLGSPQSYYDNYDLVPTVVAKVNPRDVVLLALVDTAVPETGEAPTPALAVRTVTSVPGIRREVGERVPSMAVTGMRTTRNRNHWEEISPMPVAWGTKDRAVIASAEKTISDRQWKKVEALVDRVDEVSATRRRLLEL
- a CDS encoding helicase-associated domain-containing protein: MPDALPSLQFPSYGDWLTAHDDRTLVDLLWRLRAFHDGLLGRAAGSMGPVADVAALRSLDAAALAVLHGLVHAGAARTPVDAEELTTALTTLCDIAGTPADRRPLPAALPGILTTLAGYALVYGPGLRIDHDTAGSVDAADLFPVAVPDHLQNLFAGTTDLPWVLVDGYRCPVATTDLPGVLADLPDRQRRLLDTLATAGGIGHSASLDDPDRPLSRMIGAGLLDRVDAETARLSPRVGAVIADRVTPNPGGDFTTPTPVPTDDRTDGAGVARVIEILRRVTDLLSVLGTSPLRPLNGGGVGVREISRLAKATGASTDEITETLLLCRHADLVATGLPVPAPEIYHAGSDGDVWGVTDRGASYLAAGTDRRWALLLSGWAQSPHAPWAAVATGAHLLESSLDDPRVADLRTLAAALVTTCDGATDPGVQLWRLRPALAARTGVDALAGVLTEAEVLGLRAGGRPTTAAVAAASATDLDELTGALTMVLPAPVQMLIIQADLTVLAPGLLAPADEAMLRRIADQESAGMASVWRISPESLRRAAAAGDTADQVRAFLTGMAPELPQGLEYLIRDTFRSSGVLTAAIASTVLTVEDPAILDAALASLSDTDARTAGLRRIAPTVAVSRTQLSHVVDVLEDAGVHVSVDGDATVTAHGPLLSLVPDPVHTRATRDEVEARLEAAVEGFRRSRQMEDDGVTGGSGTDAHPGDLETTTVRDPRTIMTALRAAYDRGTQVEISYVDADGTAVQEWISVVTMSPVSIVGVTESEGVSLRIQPHRIAWVATPVH